In Peromyscus maniculatus bairdii isolate BWxNUB_F1_BW_parent chromosome 9, HU_Pman_BW_mat_3.1, whole genome shotgun sequence, one genomic interval encodes:
- the LOC102916718 gene encoding disks large homolog 5-like: MEPSSHPTLLTKKGVRKEMQRLNMELQLMTRERNELRDQLFFVRKGSIHNRPNTWYEDLKMEHEEVMTDLQRLQNENTEASEKVDELANLTVFYRSLHSQVLMEHTQLKDQVAMLRQENKNRTEDWVLLKHHLAAFKLIWEDQEEETSDLQTQQQQEFERLEGNLQVLWKQKEMITQEKDLAKKLQHHFEVSQMRSEKLTHELEQDTAQHESLLQKELLNQEPPAEPNLWEILDYDALSPYYFLPMCE; encoded by the exons ATGGAGCCTTCATCCCACCCAACCCTCCTCACCAAGAAAGGGGtgaggaaggagatgcagaggctGAACATGGAGCTGCAGCTGATGACAAGGGAGAGAAATGAGCTGCGTGATCAACTATTCTTCGTCAGGAAAGGATCCATACACAATAG GCCAAATACTTGGTATGAAGATCTGAAGATGGAGCATGAGGAGGTCATGACTGACCTACAGAGATTGCAGAATGAGAACACCGAGGCTTCAGAGAAGGTGGATGAGCTTGCCAACCTGACAGTCTTCTATCG TAGTCTGCACAGCCAGGTCCTCATGGAACATACTCAGCTTAAGGACCAAGTAgccatgctgaggcaggagaacaagAATCGGACAGAAGATTGGGTCCTGCTGAAACACCACTTGGCAGCATTCAAATTGATCTGGGAGGACCAAGAGGAAGAGACCAGTGACCTCCAAACCCAGCAACAACAG GAATTTGAAAGATTGGAGGGAAACCTGCAGGTCctgtggaagcagaaggagatgATCACCCAGGAAAAGGACTTGGCAaaaaagctgcagcatcactttgaGGTCTCCCAAATGAG GTCAGAGAAACTGACACATGAGCTGGAACAGGACACAGCCCAGCATGAGAGCCTGCTTCAGAAGGAGCTGTTAAACCAGGAGCCACCTGCTGAGCCCAATCTCTGGGAAATTCTGGATTATGATGCACTTTCTCCCTATTATTTTTTACCTATGTGTGAATAG